A genomic region of Anopheles coustani chromosome 3, idAnoCousDA_361_x.2, whole genome shotgun sequence contains the following coding sequences:
- the LOC131259813 gene encoding O-acyltransferase like protein-like, translating to MTEKFGQFVVRGEDWVEFINSKAYRKFPKLFEYDELDDCRADWGDQFRYCVVRSALIPYDPRSELWQNLTKFSSSPRHYDHTKVERGICVPECVATNLTRGITTNPSVELQYTRQLRQCVNEELRKKYDLHVDSVTIQYCYHNNEEELFTIGGIQIVFGAIVCGIVVLTVVSSLFDRRRQVVASYPENHYTTPPDARWGELLVSFSVMRNFVKLYHPTSDGRFRVDLQTMEGFRAIRMFLIVFLHTSTAYMKLPQHNTDFLEGYNHAESLIGYVARFQDSVQTFFLISAILFTVSFLRDRQNGITLNAAYLLRCITNRLLRLLPAYVFVILLQVAALPYFMEGPFGKQFLGEATDNCLRNWWTNILFINNYVGADQPCLLQSWYIAADTQLYIFCLLTLSLVWKYRQLKYYLFTATIVYGLVAPATVAYFQNTTPLMEVDMKQVDNYMRLQPYQSRLYFPFHLNLAVYFGGVLVGSAYHRYRTDWERLYRTCVFKLVAVLACTVYLFTFATSSWFVENYSSLDRALVATYATIFKHSWATFNALLLLVLFSLPAHHWLKQLLHHPVVSFAGRLSYSVYLLHFSMIALVFGQIRRPVVSSEFIVSTYASQIVLWTYTFSLGLCVLVELPAQNITKLLLARRTKCRE from the exons ATGACGGAAAAGTTTGGCCAAT TCGTAGTTCGTGGTGAAGACTGGGTGGAGTTTATCAACT CTAAAGCCTACCGAAAATTCCCAAAGCTCTTCGAGTACGATGAGCTGGACGATTGTCGGGCGGACTGGGGTGACCAGTTCCGGTACTGTGTCGTGCGGTCCGCACTCATCCCGTACGATCCACGGTCCGAGTTGTGGCAGAACTTAACG AAATTTTCATCCTCACCACGCCACTACGATCATACGAAGGTGGAACGTGGCATATGCGTACCGGAGTGTGTAGCAACCAATCTCACTAGGGGAATCACCACCAACCCCTCTGTGGAACTGCAGTATACACGACAACTTCGGCAGTGTGTTAACGAAGAACTCCGAAAGAAATACGACCTGCATGTCGACTCGGTCACTATCCAATACTGTTATCACAACAATGAAGAAGAACTCTTCACAATCG GGGGAATCCAGATTGTGTTTGGTGCGATCGTCTGTGGTATTGTAGTGCTCACAGTCGTGTCCTCCCTGTTCGATCGTCGCAGGCAGGTGGTGGCATCGTATCCCGAAAACCACTACACTACTCCTCCCGACGCACGATGGGGGGAGCTTCTAGTAAGCTTCTCGGTTATGCGGAACTTCGTGAAACTGTACCATCCGACTTCCGATGGCCGCTTCCGAGTCGATCTGCAGACGATGGAAGGATTCCGAGCGATTCGCATGTTCCTCATCGTGTTTCTGCATACCAGTACGGCCTACATGAAGCTGCCCCAGCACAATACCGACTTTCTCGAGGGTTACAATCACGCTGAGTCACTGATCGGCTACGTGGCACGCTTTCAGGATAGTGTTCAGACTTTCTTCCTCATCAGCGCCATCCTGTTTACGGTATCGTTCCTGCGCGATCGTCAGAATGGGATCACCCTTAACGCTGCCTACCTGCTCCGGTGCATCACAAACCGTCTGTTGCGACTTCTGCCGGCCTATGTGTTCGTGATTTTGCTGCAGGTTGCCGCTTTGCCTTACTTTATGGAAGGGCCATTTGGAAAGCAATTCCTCGGGGAAGCGACTGACAATTGCCTCCGGAATTGGTGGACTAATATACTTTTCATCAACAACTACGTTGGAGCAGATCAGCCG TGTCTACTGCAATCCTGGTACATTGCAGCGGACACACAGCTGTACATCTTCTGCCTGCTCACGCTTTCACTCGTCTGGAAGTATCGTCAGCTCAAGTACTACCTCTTCACGGCGACCATCGTGTACGGATTGGTTGCCCCAGCGACCGTTGCCTACTTCCAAAACACGACACCCCTGATGGAGGTGGATATGAAGCAGGTGGACAACTACATGCGCCTCCAGCCGTACCAGAGCCGGCTTTACTTCCCATTTCATCTCAATCTGGCCGTCTACTTCGGCGGTGTGCTGGTCGGTTCGGCCTACCATCGCTACCGCACCGACTGGGAGCGGCTCTATCGAACGTGCGTCTTCAAGCTGGTCGCTGTGCTAGCGTGCACCGTGTATCTGTTCACCTTCGCGACCAGCTCGTGGTTCGTGGAGAACTATTCGTCGCTGGACCGGGCGTTGGTGGCCACGTACGCGACCATCTTCAAGCACAGCTGGGCCACGTTTAATGCGCTGCTGTTGCTAGTGCTCTTTTCCCTGCCGGCACACCACTGGCTCAAGCAGCTCCTACACCATCCGGTCGTATCCTTCGCGGGGCGGCTGTCCTACAGTGTCTATCTGCTGCACTTCAGCATGATTGCGCTGGTGTTCGGGCAGATACGGCGCCCAGTTGTGAGCAGCGAGTTCATCGTCTCCACGTACGCCTCGCAGATCGTACTCTGGACGTACACGTTTTCGCTGGGACTTTGCGTGCTCGTCGAACTACCGGCGCAGAACATCACAAAACTGCTACTCGCACGCCGTACGAAATGCAGAGAATGA
- the LOC131259823 gene encoding uncharacterized protein LOC131259823, translated as MSHRAIIFLAALHGTLLLAGTPVEGHPFADAFQMEEYLKFPPLFVYDDFEDCRRWYRDDYVYCIAKAPLAPDDTSTLWRNLSYFSSDYHHYDHTVLERGVCLQKCHDALIQNGTEGTERLTREELMHRCISAEVSSQYDLTVSPNLRIHYCYSKSTESVAYDWLDVAFIVLAAIIIAIIIASTVYDLHHQAQQNFPESYFSRSSKLAHQRLLTAFSIPRNIRRLKEPIHTQTRADLACFEAFRFVQTFRVIFLHVTIAHLKIPQRNPEYLEQLQHMASLQTFIAEFQNYVQTFFTIGGMLMAINFLDHVRKNPTFRLSYFGDRLLNRLCRLVPTYAFMILLEASVLRHLVDGPFGKQFIGESAQNCQRWWWANLLFVNNYIAWSEPCFIPSWYLATDLQLFAFALAIMMVFWKWPTTRKYIFGALFLYSAVIPAIEHLLATNATPVMTVDMKDVEKYMRGQHFQDLLYFPFHQNTGIYFCGVLAGIVYHHFRDQRKQLFQQTAFRQLAQVSGLLYVCSMASVSWVVSNLTWLPAIVLALYASAFKISWGLFNTVILLALALLHQNHWLKASLSHPIFRVLGKLGYSVYLIHFTVIMQVYGRERAPIFSNEKIVTGYTIEVLFFSYIFGALLCVLVELPTGALLKELLEPRADTRQPSINQVHSAPEPIGTPSVKAGTPATGTEPSSTASGETAH; from the exons ATGTCTCATCGAGCCATCATTTTCCTAGCGGCGCTCCACGGAACGCTGCTTCTCGCCGGAACGCCCGTCGAGGGGCACCCGTTTGCGGACGCATTTCAAA TGGAAGAGTATTTGAAATTTCCACCACTGTTTGTGTACGACGACTTTGAGGACTGCCGGCGGTGGTATCGGGATGACTATGTGTACTGCATCGCAAAGGCACCGCTCGCACCGGATGACACGTCCACACTGTGGAGGAATTTGAGC TATTTTTCTAGCGACTATCACCACTATGACCATACGGTGCTGGAGCGAGGAGTTTGCCTACAGAAGTGCCATGATGCACTTATTCAGAACGGCACGGAAGGGACGGAGCGGCTCACGAGAGAGGAACTGATGCACCGGTGTATCAGTGCCGAGGTTTCCTCGCAGTACGATCTGACCGTTTCGCCTAACCTACGAATCCACTATTGCTACTCTAAAAGCACGGAAAGTGTGGCCTACG ACTGGCTCGATGTGGCATTTATTGTGCTGGCCGCTATCATAATCGCAATCATCATCGCCTCCACCGTGTACGATCTACACCACCAGGCACAGCAGAACTTCCCGGAGAGCTACTTCTCCCGGAGCTCTAAGCTGGCACACCAGCGCCTACTGACGGCGTTTTCCATTCCGCGGAACATCCGCCGGCTGAAGGAGCCGATCCACACGCAAACTCGAGCCGATCTCGCCTGCTTCGAGGCGTTTCGATTCGTGCAGACGTTCCGCGTCATCTTTCTGCATGTGACGATCGCACACCTAAAGATTCCCCAGCGCAACCCCGAGTATCTGGAGCAGCTACAGCACATGGCCTCGCTGCAGACGTTCATCGCCGAGTTCCAGAACTACGTGCAGACGTTCTTCACCATCGGCGGTATGCTGATGGCGATCAACTTTCTCGATCATGTGCGCAAGAACCCAACGTTCCGGTTGTCGTACTTTGGTGATCGGCTGCTGAATCGACTCTGCCGGCTGGTGCCGACGTACGCGTTCATGATCCTGCTGGAGGCGTCCGTCTTGCGCCATCTGGTCGATGGGCCATTTGGAAAGCAGTTCATCGGCGAGTCGGCTCAAAACTGCCAGCGCTGGTGGTGGGCTAACCTGCTGTTTGTCAACAACTATATCGCGTGGAGTGAACCG TGCTTCATTCCGTCGTGGTATCTAGCGACGGATCTGCAATTGTTCGCGTTCGCACTCGCGATCATGATGGTCTTCTGGAAGTGGCCCACGACGCGCAAGTACATCTTTGGCGCCCTCTTCCTCTACAGTGCGGTAATACCGGCCATTGAGCATCTCCTTGCAACGAACGCCACCCCTGTCATGACGGTCGACATGAAGGACGTGGAAAAGTATATGCGTGGCCAACACTTCCAGGACCTGCTGTACTTCCCGTTCCACCAGAACACCGGTATCTACTTCTGTGGCGTTCTGGCTGGCATCGTCTATCACCACTTCCGGGACCAGCGCAAACAGCTGTTCCAGCAGACCGCCTTCCGACAGCTAGCCCAAGTGTCCGGACTGCTGTACGTGTGCAGTATGGCCAGCGTCTCTTGGGTGGTGTCCAACCTGACCTGGTTGCCCGCCATAGTACTTGCTTTGTACGCCAGCGCCTTCAAAATTAGCTGGGGCTTGTTCAACACCGTCATCCTGCTTGCTCTGGCGCTCCTCCATCAGAACCATTGGCTCAAGGCGTCACTCAGCCATCCGATCTTCCGCGTACTGGGAAAGCTTGGCTACAGCGTCTACCTGATTCACTTCACCGTGATCATGCAGGTGTACGGGCGCGAGCGGGCACCCATCTTCAGCAACGAAAAGATCGTCACCGGCTACACCATCGAGGTGCTGTTCTTCAGCTACATATTCGGGGCGCTGCTGTGCGTCCTGGTCGAGCTTCCCACCGGTGCCCTGCTGAAGGAACTGCTCGAACCAAGGGCCGATACCCGGCAACCCTCCATCAACCAGGTACACTCGGCACCGGAACCCATCGGAACTCCTTCTGTTAAGGCGGGAACTCCGGCGACCGGAACGGAACCATCGTCAACCGCCTCCGGCGAGACGGCCCACTAA